From one Lycorma delicatula isolate Av1 chromosome 2, ASM4794821v1, whole genome shotgun sequence genomic stretch:
- the RpS2 gene encoding ribosomal protein S2 has translation MADAAPAGRGGFGTRGGFGSRGGGRGGLRGRGRGRGRGRGRGKEAEKEWIPVTKLGRLVRDGKIRTLEDIYLFSLPIKEFEIIDFFIGSSLKDEVLKIMPVQKQTRAGQRTRFKAFVAIGDSNGHIGLGVKCSKEVATAIRGAIILAKLSVVPVRRGYWGNKIGKPHTVPCKVTGKCGSVQVRLIPAPRGTGIVGAPVPKKLLQMAGIEDCYTSARGSTGTLGNFAKATYAAIAKTYAYLTPDLWKESKLKKAPYAEFADYLLKNHRPVLPVGHADAS, from the exons ATGGCGGACGCTGCTCCAGCCGGCAGAGGTGGTTTTGGTACCCGTGGAGGTTTTGGGAGTCGTGGGGGTGGCCGAGGAGGCCTTCGAGGACGTGGGCGTGGTAGAGGCAGAGGCCGTGGACGTGGTAAGGAGGCAGAGAAGGAGTGGATTCCTGTTACTAAATTGGGTCGACTTGTAAGAGATGGAAAAATACGAACTCTTGAGGATATTTACTTGTTCTCCCTGCCCATCAAG GAGTTCGAAATCATTGACTTCTTCATCGGTTCCTCATTAAAGGATGAAGTTTTAAAGATCATGCCTGTGCAAAAACAGACCAGGGCTGGTCAACGTACTCGATTTAAGGCTTTTGTCg CCATTGGAGATTCAAATGGGCATATTGGATTGGGAGTCAAGTGCAGCAAAGAAGTAGCAACAGCGATTAGAGGTGCTATTATATTAGCAAAACTTTCTGTTGTTCCAGTAAGACGAGGTTATTGGGGTAATAAGATCGGAAAACCACATACTGTGCCGTGCAag gttACAGGCAAATGTGGTTCTGTACAAGTACGTTTAATTCCTGCACCAAGAGGAACTGGTATTGTTGGTGCACCAGTTCCAAAAAAGTTACTGCAGATGGCTGGTATTGAGGATTGCTATACATCTGCCAGAGGTTCTACCGGTACACTTGGAAATTTTG caaaAGCAACATATGCAGCCATTGCCAAGACGTATGCATACCTCACGCCTGATCTCTGGAAGGAATCAAAGTTGAAGAAGGCTCCATATGCTGAATTTGCTGATTACTTATTgaagaatcatcgtcctgttttACCAGTTGGCCACGCTGACGCCTCCTAA